The Engraulis encrasicolus isolate BLACKSEA-1 chromosome 22, IST_EnEncr_1.0, whole genome shotgun sequence sequence ACATACATCAGCCATGGCGCGACAGAAACACAGCTATAATTTGTGTTGGAAATAGAACTTTGCTATTGtaacacagcacttcacagcacacacaacaacattgcatttatgcctcacccgtacaaggggtcAGCCCCAAACTTTACCTCCTGGGACAGGTACCTCAGGCATGGGGGAGgccgggggagagcactggttaattactccccccaccaacctggcagattAAGAATCGAATGGTAAACCTATAAGCCTGacaccactcacccatgactgccccacacACAGGTTGGTCAGAGTGAAAGTTCAAACTGAAGACTGACACACCACTCTAACCCTGTTTATCTCCCCACCTCCGCCCTGTTTCCATGCCATGACTGCTGTATGTGAATCTGCCATAACAAAGTATGTGGTGCTGCCCTACTAATAGAAGAGATCATGTTTACATTGATGGTTTAAGTTAAGGGAGCATGCCTTACCCAATATACTTATCCTTACAGTTGCTTTCCCAGTGTGACTGCTGATGTGTACATCACAGACGTACTCTCCTTTGTCTTCAGTCCTGATGTCCTTTAGTCTCAGTGAGAAGTTGCCTTTGGAGATCTCTGATGTGAAGAATGCAGCTCTCCCTCGATATCTGTGATGTGAGGAGTCTGGGAGGAGGTCACCGTGTCGGTATTGCAGTACTGTGATGTCCTCATCTGGTTTTCTCCAGGTGACCTCCGTAATCTCCACATGGGAATCAACATCGCAGCTCAGGACAACGTCCTTACCCAGAGAGGCAAACACTTCCACACCTGATCCAGTCACCACCAGGTATTCTGGGAAAACACGAACAAGGAATTAAGTGAATGATAAAGGcaatgaagagaaaaagaaaggacatCATTGCTAGGTTTAACATGCTTGTTTTGTCCAGTAACAAATTAAGTCAAACCATACCAGGGTTTCCCCtgccaagttaaaaaaaaaagtccggttgtgaatgtaatttctaatgtaatgtcatgcaatgtagtgtaaatTGCTTCACTAAAATGCATACTTTTAAGATATTTTATTATATCATATATCTGTACCACTTTAGAATAACCTATTCACAGTTTTATAatcactttattaacatttaacgaagcatttacaaatgtttgtaaatgagtaataaccaaattACGActacacagtggagtgggaatcaacttctactgtgtgggtcttatgtggtttcatgccttctgttTTTTGGAGGAGAAATTCCAGGACcgatgcgactgcgctgtgtatttcttgcccatttataaatatttgtaaacatgttgttgataattagttaattacttacaaagtgtttataaagctgtgaataggtagtatTCTAAAGTGGTACCCATATATCATATGAAACTGAATAGCATAGTAGCCTTCCCTGATAATAGTCTCTTTTACTAGCCAATGCCCTTGGACTAACGGAAATTCTGCAGAAAACACTGAATACAGTAATCTCATTCTACTTCTATACTAAGGCACCAGGGGACCCAATGTGTTTGTGGTTACGCCGCTACATACTGATCCATTGTTGACTTCAAACGTGGCGTTACCCACTTCCTGGCAGTACCCAGCAATGTGGTGGGGGAGATGAATCAAAGAACTTACCTACTTTCAATACGTCAACTTTCACTTCCTCTGCCTCGTGTTCAGTGAAAACCTTGCAGCTGTAAACTCCAATGTCCTCTTCTGACACGTTCTTGAGAAGTATTGAGAAATTTCCCTTGGCCATTTCCACAGGGAAGAAGGCCACTCGTCCCCTGTATGCTCGATCCTGTGactctggtctctcctctccctcctggaaGAGGTGCAGCAGGGCACCAGAGtctgctcttctccactccacctccagctcctccagagGCAGGGGGGATTCAGCAGCACA is a genomic window containing:
- the LOC134439275 gene encoding V-set domain-containing T-cell activation inhibitor 1-like — encoded protein: MASASITQHCLWFSGFQLQGLSGPLVAQLGGSVLLPCAAESPLPLEELEVEWRRADSGALLHLFQEGEERPESQDRAYRGRVAFFPVEMAKGNFSILLKNVSEEDIGVYSCKVFTEHEAEEVKVDVLKVGKFFDSSPPPHCWVLPGSG